The genomic DNA GTCGTGCTCGGCGCGGTCGCGCGCATCAGCGGGCTGCGCGCGGCCGGATTCGCCGCGGCGCTGCTCGCCCCGGCCGCGGCGTGGTCGCTCGGCCTCGCCGTCGACGGCTGGGCGACGGGGTGGTGGCTCGGCGGCCTCGGCGCCGCGGTCGTCGGCGTCGGCATCGCCGCCCGCCGGCGTTCGGGAGAGGCGCTCGCCTCGCGCATCGCCGGGTCGGTCGGGCTCTCGACGGCGTTCTGCGTCGCCGCGTGGGCGCTGCCCGATGCGGTGGTCGGAGCAGGCTGGGCGTTCCTCGCCGTCGCGGCGACCAGCGCCGTGGCGTGGGCCGTCGTCGGTCGCGGACCAGCGCTGTCGCCGTGGTCGGCGGCCTTCGCCGGCGTCGGTGCCGCTGCGGCGGCCCTCGCCCCCGCCAGCGCGGTCGCGATGGAGACCGCCGGCGGGGTCGGCTCGTGGGCGGCGCCGGCGCTCGCCGGGGTCGTGGCGGTGATCGGGGCGGCCGCCGTTCGCCGCGCGGCGCGCAGCGACACGATCGCCGCACTCGCCGCGGCATCCGGCGTCACGCTCCTGGCGGCCCTGCCGGGTGCGCTCACCGGCATCGCCCTGATCGCGGCCGCCGGCCTCCCCGGTCCGGCCTTCACCGCGAGCGCGACCGACGCGCCGAACTCGGCCGCCGCCTCGGACGGCGTGCTCGCCGCCTTCGACATCCCGGGGTGGTCGGCCGCGCTCGCGCTCGTCGCACTCGCCGCCGTGACGGCGACCGTGCTGGCGATCGTGCGCCGCTTCCGCGGACTCGGTGCTGCGGCGATCGCCGCGCTCGCCGCAGCCGCCCTCGTCGGCGCCGTGTCACTGCCCACCGTGCTCCTGGTCGCGGCCGCGCTCGGCGTGCTCGGGGTGATCGGGCTCGCGATCGCCCCCGGGCTGCGCGCACTGCCGATCTCGGGCCTGCTCGGCACGGTCGCCGCCGGCGGACTGCTCGCCGCGGCGCTGGCGGTGCCGAGCGCGCTGCCCAGTGCCGCGGTGTGGCCCTGGGTCGTCCTCGTCGTCATCGTGACCGCGATCGCCGGGCGGGTGCTCGCCGCGCGCATCTGGCCGGCGACCGCGGCGCCGGTGATCGGCGCGCTGCACGTGGGCGTCGCCGCGATGCTCGCCATCGCGCTCTCCGCGACCGCGCCGACCTGGCTCGCCGCGGCCGGCGCCCGGCTCGACGGGCCGTGGGCGCACGGCGGAATCTGGCTCGCGCTCGTCGGCGCGGCGCTCGCGGTCGCCGCCGCGTACACGCCCCGCCTGACCGGTGCCGACCGCGGCATCGCGCTGCCGGCCTTCCTCGCCGCCTCGGCCGTCGGCGCGCTCATGACGGCGGCCGGCGAACTCGGCTGGATTCCCGCCTCGGCGGCGACGGTCGCCGGAGCGGTCGTGGTCGCGACCGGACGACCGGAGTGGACGCGAGCGGTCGCCGCCGCCGGCACTCCCCTGCTCATCGCGCTCACCGCCTGGTCGATCGCCGAGGCGCTCGACCTCGAGCACGCGATCGTCGTCGCGGCTGCGGTGCTGCTCACCGCCGCCGCCGGGCTGGTGCTCGCCGGACGTGCGACCCCGCTCACGCGGAACATCTGGTCCGGCGCGACCGGGCTCGTCGGGGTGCTCGTCGTCGCGGCATCCGTCGCCGCACCCTCGACGTGGCCCGCCCTGCTCATCCTGGTGCCCGCGCCGATCCTCATCGCCGCCGCGAGCGGCGACCCGATCGGCGGCACCTCGCCCATGCGACACGTCTCGTGGGCGAGCCTGCCGGTCGGCATCGCCGCCGTGTGGTCGTGGCTGAGCGAGGCATCCGTCGACGTCCTCGAGCCGTACACGCTCTCGCTCGCGGCCGCCCTGCTCGTCGCGGCCGGCCTCATCGCCTGGCGGCGGCCCGCCGGCGATCGGCGCCTCGCCTCCGGCCGCACCGCGCTCATCGCCTCGGCCGCCGCCGTCGCCGCACTGCCGAGCGCCGCCGCAGCCGGCGAGAGCGACCTGCGCACCCTCGTCGTCGTGCTCGCGGGTGCGGTCGTCGCGATCGCGGCGCCGTTCCTGCCCGATGCCGCCGCGGGGGTTCCCGCACGACTCATCACGACGCTCACCGGATGGGGCGCGGCCGCGCTCGCCGCGGCGGTGCGGGGCAGCACGGTGGCCATCGGGGCGGCATCGGGCGGCCTGCCCTTCGAAGTCTGGTCGCTCATCGGATTCGCCGTCGGCGTGTGGACGGCAGCCGCGTGGGCACGCGATCCGGCGCGGCCCGAACGTCTCGGCGTCTGGGTGCTCGCCGCATCGACGACGCTGGCGGTCGTCCCGAGCTGGCTCGAGATCGCTCGCGGCGGCGACCAGTCGGTGCGCGCCGGCGTCGTCGTGGGCGCGCTCGCCCTCGTGCACGTGCTCGCCGTCGTGATCTCGCGGCCCCCGCTCGTCGGAGCTGCGCTCGAATGGGTCGCACTCGGGCTCGCGGCGCTCATCGCCGTGACCGCGCTCGCCGTGGGTGCCGTCGACCCGTACGACCTCGTCGTCGCGCCGCTCGGTTCGGCGCTGATCATCACCGGCGCGGTGCGGCTGCACCGTACCCCAGCGCTTCGCTCGTGGCCCGCGCTCGGCGCCGGGCTCGCGCTGCTGCTCGTACCGCCGCTCATCGCCGACTTCGTCGACCCCGAGCTCTGGCGCATCATCGCGCTCGGCGTCGTCGCCGTGGCATCCGTCGTGATCGGACTCGTGCTTCGGCTCCAGGCGCCGTTCGTGTTCGGCGGCGCGGTACTGCTGGTGCACGCCGTCCAGCAGCTCTGGCCGTGGATCGCCTGGCTCTACGAGGCCGTCTGGTGGTGGCTCTGGCTCGGGATCGCGGGCGTGCTGCTCATCGTGCTCGCCGCGACCTACGAACGGCAGCTGCGGCTCGCCCGCCGCACGGTGCGGTCGATCGGCGAACTGCGCTGACCGCGGGCGAGGCGGCCCCGTCTCAGGTCATGCGCTCCACCCACGGCGCGCGCCACTCGGGCGCCTCGAACGGGCCCGGCCAGTACGCGGTCTCCTTCGCGATGCGCCCGTCGCGCACCTCGAAGACGAACACGCCGAGCACCGGCACGCCGTCGCCGTAGTCGAGCGAGCCCTGCATCACCCAGTGGTCGCCCTCGCCGGTGATGGAGCGCACCTCGATGTGCGGCAGCTGCGGGAACCTCGTGTAGACGGCCCGCCGGTTGTCGCCGCCGACGATCCGCTCCCCCGACTGCGGCCACTCCATCACCGCGTCCTCGTGGAACAGTTCGTCCATGCCGGGCACGTTCCCGGCGTTGATCGTCGCGACGAGCGCGTCGACCAGCTCTCGTCCGTACATCGACTCCCCCTCGCGGTGGGAGCGCGTGCGAGGCGGCGCTTCGTCGTCGGGACGCGCTCGCGGTCTGTACTACGATGATCCGGGTGCCCAGAACGGGCCTCGGGGATGTAGCTCAATGGTAGAGCCTCAGTCTTCCAAACTGATTACGCGGGTTCGATTCCCGTCATCCCCTCCACCGAACTCCCCCGGAATTTCCGGGAGAGTCGGGCCACGGATGATGAGCTCAGCCCCTTCCGTATCGCAGAAATGCGCACTCATGCGCACTCCCAGATACGAAGGAGGCACGACGCGATGGCACGCACCAAGGCGCCCGCTCGACGCACCCCCGGCCCGCTCGGCACTGTCCGCGAGGAGCGCAGCGGCCGCTTCCGCGCTTCGTACCGGCTCGCCGAGCGCATCGCCGGCGACGACGGCATCGAGCGCTCAGTCACCCGCACTTTCCGCGCGCCGCGCACGTTCGCGACCCGCGCCGAGGCGCTCGGCTGGCTTGCGAAGGAACGCGCGGACCGGCACGAAGGCACCTGGCACGACCCGAGGCTCGGCGCCGGCACGCTCGCCGACTACGCCGCCACCTGGCTCGCCGATCGCCCCGAGCTCGCCGCCGGCACCCGGGCGCTCTACCGCCACTCGCTCGACCGTTGGGTGCTCCCGAGAGTGCCGACCGCCACCGGCGACGGCACCGAGCTCGGACGGCTGCCGCTGAAGCAGATCACGCCGGCGATGGTGCGCACCTGGCACGCCGAGGTCATGCAAGCCGCCAGAGAGGCCGTGCGAGCTCAGAAGGCACGCAGCCTCACAAGAAGGCCCAGCGGGCACCCTGCGCGGCGCTGGGGGCCGCTGAACGGCTTTCCGGCCGGCACGCAAGGGCCGATGAGCCGCACGCTGCTCGAGGCGTGGGAGCGCGCCGGCTGCCCCGACCCGGCGCTCGCGGAGCCGGCACCGCGCATCGAGGTCCCCGTCGAAGCCGGCCGCACCGCCACCGCGCAGGCCTACCGGGTGCTGCACGCCATGCTCGCGACCGCGCACCGCGATGGGCTCATCCCGTCCAATCCGTGCCACATCCGCGGCGCGTCGAGCTCGTTCCACCCCGAGCGGCCGATCGCCTCCCCCGCCGAGGTCGAGGCCCTCGCGGCGGCATTCCCCGAGCACCTCAACGCCGCCGTGCTGCTCGCCGCGTGGAGCGGCCTGCGGTACGGCGAACTGTTCGGGCTCGCGCGCCGGCACGTCGACCTCGAGGCGGGCACCCTCCGCGTCGAGCGCGCGCTCGTATTCCGCAAGGGCGCGGGCGCATCGTTCGGGCCGACGAAGACGCCGCGCTCGCGCCGTGTCGTGCACCTGCCCGGGTTCGTCGTGGAACGGCTCCGCGGGCATCTCGAGCGCTTTGTCGGACCGTTCCCCGAGTCGTTGCTGTTCACGAGCCAACGCACCGGCTCGCCGATCCCGAACAGCCGCATCTCGGAGTACATGAAGCCGGCGCGTGAGGCGATCGGCCGGCCCGAACTCACCTGGCACACCCTCCGGCACACCGGCGCGACGCTGGCCTATCAGGCCGGCGCCTCGGTGCGCGAAGTGCAGAACCGGCTCGGTCACACCACCCAAGCCGCCGCAGCGATCTACCAGCACGCCGCAGACGGCTCCGACCGGCTGCTCGCCGATCGCCTCGACGAGCTCCACCGCAACGGCCGCGTGACACCTATTCGCGCTTCCTGAACCGACCGACGCATGCTTGAATCCGATGTCATGGACAGTGATCGCGCCGCCCGTTCGGCGCGAGAGGCATGCCTCGCCGCGCGCCGCGAGGCGCGCGCCGCGCTGGAAACCACAGACGCTTGGCAGGCCGGCTTGCACGCCCTCGAGGCGCGCAACCATGCTCGTCGGTCCCTTGAAATCACCGAAGCCACGTTCCCGGAGTTGAACTGGGAGTCGTTCGCGTGGTGTCTCGACGCCCACCGAGCGGCGGGCGCCGCTCGGGAACACTCCGTCGAGCTCGAGCTGCGCGCGCTCGACCGGCTCAGCGAGCCCGCACCCTTGGTCGATCTCCACGCCGGCATGGTCGTGCTCGCCGTGCTCGTCGGCACGCTCGTGACCCCGCTCGCAACCCGAACCGCGGCGACCAACTTGCGAGGCGCAGCGCGGATCGACGCTCGGAACCGCGCCGCAGCCGCGGCCGCGGCCGCCGACCCCGCCGGTCGCATGCTCGCGAACCGCGTCATCGAAGCCGCTGACGAGAATGCCGCCGCCCTCGCACTGACTACCGCCATCGGCGCCGCCACGCCCGCTGAGGCTGACTCAGAACCCGATGTCGACGGCGCACGCTTCGCAGCGCTCCTCCTCGCTGTCGCGGCCGCGATCCTCCGCGCCGACGACCCCCCGCCCGATGACGCGGCACCGCCGCCGAGCGGCGAACCCGCTCGACTCGTCGCCGCTCCACGCGCGCCGGCGCTCCACGCGCCGAGCGTGCCACCAGAAGGCGCCGCCTGACGCGACCTCGACGAGAGACACCGAGGCCCCCCGCGCGACGGCCACCGGCACGCTCCGGCCAACCGACACCCCGAAAGGACGTGTCTCGGAACGGAGCACCCCTCGTGCCCAAGAAATCCACCACCCCCACTGCCCCTGCGCCGACCCCGACCGACGACCTCGC from Agromyces larvae includes the following:
- a CDS encoding SCO7613 C-terminal domain-containing membrane protein yields the protein MTDRPAATPAGDLRRWPADPSWFLDTSRCPACFAPLGQAVCTVCGLDLAVPDAADLAARGRAVAAAEHERQGVITRMRAAQAERAAAARVAPVAPGAPVAAPVAAPVAAPVAPAAPVAAPVAPVAPVPVATAPGTGVPVPDAPPAPLPPVAAPTAGVASGPARPKRSGVQVLLLTLGVVLVSVTAIVFLLVAYLVASLEVRSIIIAAGSAVVLGVAVLLRRGRLPGTAEGVASVAVVLLLLDVWIVRANALFGSDRLDAALYTGIAFAVLAVVLGAVARISGLRAAGFAAALLAPAAAWSLGLAVDGWATGWWLGGLGAAVVGVGIAARRRSGEALASRIAGSVGLSTAFCVAAWALPDAVVGAGWAFLAVAATSAVAWAVVGRGPALSPWSAAFAGVGAAAAALAPASAVAMETAGGVGSWAAPALAGVVAVIGAAAVRRAARSDTIAALAAASGVTLLAALPGALTGIALIAAAGLPGPAFTASATDAPNSAAASDGVLAAFDIPGWSAALALVALAAVTATVLAIVRRFRGLGAAAIAALAAAALVGAVSLPTVLLVAAALGVLGVIGLAIAPGLRALPISGLLGTVAAGGLLAAALAVPSALPSAAVWPWVVLVVIVTAIAGRVLAARIWPATAAPVIGALHVGVAAMLAIALSATAPTWLAAAGARLDGPWAHGGIWLALVGAALAVAAAYTPRLTGADRGIALPAFLAASAVGALMTAAGELGWIPASAATVAGAVVVATGRPEWTRAVAAAGTPLLIALTAWSIAEALDLEHAIVVAAAVLLTAAAGLVLAGRATPLTRNIWSGATGLVGVLVVAASVAAPSTWPALLILVPAPILIAAASGDPIGGTSPMRHVSWASLPVGIAAVWSWLSEASVDVLEPYTLSLAAALLVAAGLIAWRRPAGDRRLASGRTALIASAAAVAALPSAAAAGESDLRTLVVVLAGAVVAIAAPFLPDAAAGVPARLITTLTGWGAAALAAAVRGSTVAIGAASGGLPFEVWSLIGFAVGVWTAAAWARDPARPERLGVWVLAASTTLAVVPSWLEIARGGDQSVRAGVVVGALALVHVLAVVISRPPLVGAALEWVALGLAALIAVTALAVGAVDPYDLVVAPLGSALIITGAVRLHRTPALRSWPALGAGLALLLVPPLIADFVDPELWRIIALGVVAVASVVIGLVLRLQAPFVFGGAVLLVHAVQQLWPWIAWLYEAVWWWLWLGIAGVLLIVLAATYERQLRLARRTVRSIGELR
- a CDS encoding nuclear transport factor 2 family protein; protein product: MYGRELVDALVATINAGNVPGMDELFHEDAVMEWPQSGERIVGGDNRRAVYTRFPQLPHIEVRSITGEGDHWVMQGSLDYGDGVPVLGVFVFEVRDGRIAKETAYWPGPFEAPEWRAPWVERMT
- a CDS encoding site-specific integrase, encoding MARTKAPARRTPGPLGTVREERSGRFRASYRLAERIAGDDGIERSVTRTFRAPRTFATRAEALGWLAKERADRHEGTWHDPRLGAGTLADYAATWLADRPELAAGTRALYRHSLDRWVLPRVPTATGDGTELGRLPLKQITPAMVRTWHAEVMQAAREAVRAQKARSLTRRPSGHPARRWGPLNGFPAGTQGPMSRTLLEAWERAGCPDPALAEPAPRIEVPVEAGRTATAQAYRVLHAMLATAHRDGLIPSNPCHIRGASSSFHPERPIASPAEVEALAAAFPEHLNAAVLLAAWSGLRYGELFGLARRHVDLEAGTLRVERALVFRKGAGASFGPTKTPRSRRVVHLPGFVVERLRGHLERFVGPFPESLLFTSQRTGSPIPNSRISEYMKPAREAIGRPELTWHTLRHTGATLAYQAGASVREVQNRLGHTTQAAAAIYQHAADGSDRLLADRLDELHRNGRVTPIRAS